The DNA region TTTTTTCTCCAGCATTTTTCCTGCATTTTCAAGTGCTTTGCTTTCGTCTATTTCTGCTTTAAAGCCAATGACTTTAAAATCGCGTTTGGGAAGCGAAGCAAGGACATCGACATTGCGTTTAAGCTCAAGGCTATAAGTTTCACCTAATTCTTCTTTTTTGAGCTTACCTTCATGTACTTTGATGGGTACATAATCACTGACTGCTGCAGCCATGAGCAAATACGGAGTTTTATCATTTTTGGTGACATATTGCATTTGTGAAAGTAGGGCACTTTGAAGCTCGGTGGTACTCTTTACATGTAATGTGTTGATTGCGTTTATTTGGGGTGTTTCTCCGCTGCTAATGAGCGTCACATTGGCTCCCCTTAGGAAAAAAGCGAGTGCAAGTGCTGAAGCTTGCTTTCCACTGGAAAAATTGGTGAGGCATCTTACATCATCGATCTTTTCCATTGTGCCACCACCGGTAATAATGACTTCTCGATCAGTCCAAAAAGCTTCTTTCAGAAGTAGTCTTGCACAGTGATAGAAAATTTGCTCAATGTCAGCAAGCGCACCTACCCCTTCATCGTTACAGGCAAGCAATTTGGATTGCGGTGCAACAATTTCGTATCCAAGAGAAGTGAGCTTTAAAAGGCTTTCCTGGGTAATGGGATTTAGCATCATATTGGTGTTTGCTGAAGGGGCAAGCACGATCGTTTTGGTAAAAGCAATCGCCGTTTGGGTTAAAAGATTGTCGGCAATGCCATGGGAAAGTTTATTGATAGTGTTCACCGAAGCGGGAGCTATGAGAAAAAGGTCTGCCCATTTGCCCGTATGAATGTGGCTAAGCCCTTCACTCCAGCTTTCGGTGTCTACATGTAAAACCTTGTTTTGACTGATGGTCTCAAAGGTAAGGGGAGCAATAAAACGTTTGGCATCTTCACTCATCAGTACCTTAACCTCAGCACCCGCTTTGATAAAAAGTCGAGTTAGCTCTAAGGCTTTGTAAATGGCAATGCTTCCCGTCACACCTAAAAGGATTTTTTTTCCTGCAAGTTGATTATTTCGCATCTTTTTTCCCGAAGAATTTGTAGAAG from Sulfurospirillum diekertiae includes:
- the coaBC gene encoding bifunctional phosphopantothenoylcysteine decarboxylase/phosphopantothenate--cysteine ligase CoaBC translates to MRNNQLAGKKILLGVTGSIAIYKALELTRLFIKAGAEVKVLMSEDAKRFIAPLTFETISQNKVLHVDTESWSEGLSHIHTGKWADLFLIAPASVNTINKLSHGIADNLLTQTAIAFTKTIVLAPSANTNMMLNPITQESLLKLTSLGYEIVAPQSKLLACNDEGVGALADIEQIFYHCARLLLKEAFWTDREVIITGGGTMEKIDDVRCLTNFSSGKQASALALAFFLRGANVTLISSGETPQINAINTLHVKSTTELQSALLSQMQYVTKNDKTPYLLMAAAVSDYVPIKVHEGKLKKEELGETYSLELKRNVDVLASLPKRDFKVIGFKAEIDESKALENAGKMLEKKGLDAVCLNVLKDQNNFGSTKNEISFITPSHVQKFSLAGKFEIAEQIVEHCSHL